From one Comamonas piscis genomic stretch:
- a CDS encoding phasin family protein, giving the protein MALTPDQILAAHKANLETLMGLTHKAFEGVEKLVELNVAATRAALSDVSTNTSAVLDAKNAQDLMSVQSSLLQPMAEKTAAYSRHLYEIAASTSLEFSKAFENKAVEAQSKFNEFVDTASKNAPAGSESAVAVMKTAVAAANNAYDSVQKAVKQAGEVAETNFNTITNNAVNAAGTVSAAATAKRR; this is encoded by the coding sequence ATGGCATTGACCCCTGACCAAATCCTGGCTGCACACAAAGCTAATCTGGAAACCCTGATGGGCCTCACCCACAAGGCTTTCGAAGGCGTGGAAAAGCTGGTGGAACTGAATGTGGCCGCTACCCGCGCTGCACTGTCCGACGTATCGACCAACACCTCGGCCGTGCTGGACGCCAAGAACGCCCAAGACCTGATGAGCGTGCAAAGCAGCCTGCTGCAGCCCATGGCTGAAAAAACCGCTGCTTACAGCCGCCACCTGTACGAAATCGCTGCTTCGACCAGCCTGGAATTCAGCAAGGCTTTCGAAAACAAGGCCGTGGAAGCCCAGTCCAAGTTCAACGAATTTGTGGACACCGCCAGCAAGAACGCACCTGCAGGCTCCGAAAGCGCTGTGGCCGTGATGAAGACCGCTGTTGCTGCCGCCAACAACGCCTACGACTCCGTGCAAAAGGCCGTCAAGCAAGCTGGTGAAGTGGCTGAAACCAACTTCAACACCATCACCAACAACGCAGTCAATGCCGCTGGCACGGTCAGCGCTGCTGCTACCGCCAAGCGCCGTTAA